In Calditrichota bacterium, the genomic stretch AAGCCCGCGCGACTGCCGTGAACCGACCGGAAGGTGCCGCCACGACCGAAACGTCGGGTCGCTGCTCCGTCTTATGTCTTCCTCGAAAACAGGCAGGTCGCGGTAATCCTTCTGATAAATCTCGATGCTGGCCAATGTTGAAGGGCGCAACAGGTAGTTCAGTCCGGCAATATAGTGATCGGACTTGCGGTGAGGCAGTTTCTCGTTGCCGCCGAGGGGGTCATAGTGATAGACGATCAAAGTCGGCGCCTGATAGTATCGCCCCGTTGCAAAGGTGAGAGTAGTTCGGGGATTCAGGTCGATGCGCAGCGCCAGTCGCGGCGCCAGATAGTCACGCCCGGACAAGTCGAAGCCGTCGTAGCGCAGTCCCGCGGCGACGGTCAGATTCATTGCGGGACGCCAGCGATACTCGGCGAACGCGCTTCTCTTGAGCGACTCGCCGCTGCGCCGAATGAACCAGGGTGGTGAAACAACCGTCGTATCGGCGACGCCATCGTCATCGAAGTCATAGCCGACGGTATCCTGCTCGAACCAGCGGTCGAGTTCAAACGAAACCGGCTTGAGACCGATTCCCACTGTCCAGTCGTCGCGACCGATGCCCTTGCCCGTGCGGGCGTAGTTCAACTGGTAATTGACTTCGGTTGACTGGTTCAGGAATTCGAGACGGCGGTCAGGCATTTCGTAGGCGCGCTCGTCGAACATCGTCTCGAGCCGGGCTGCGACCCACTCATCGTAACCGGTCCTCCGCAAATGCCGGAGGCGCAGTCCGATAGCGCTGCGACCATATTTCGCATCGACGGTCTCGGCACCGCGCGACCAGGCATCGGGATCGTCGGCTTCGATCGATATCCAGTCGCGGCTCCAAATGGTGAATAGACTGGCTCTTAGGAGCGGCGAAGGAGTAAAGGAGACCTTGGCCTGAGCGTCCCAGTAGTGCGGGACGGCGGTCAGGCCGATCGGGCCTTTGATTAAGTCGAGATAGGACTTGCGCGCGGAGAAGAGGTAGGTGCCGTCGCCAATCCCGGTCGGGCCTTCGAGGTCGAGGCCGGCACCGGCCATCGAGACCGAGACCTCGCCCGAACGCCGGCTGCGATTGCCGTCGCGAAGGTCGATGGCCAATACCGACGAGAGGCGATCGCCGTAGCGTGCCGAAAAGCCGCCGGTGCCGAAGTCGATCTCCCGCACGAAGCCGATGTTGACCGCGCTTATCGGGCCGCCCGAACTCGACTGGTCGGGGAAGTGGTTGGTATTGTCAACCTCGATGCCGTCGATGACGGTCAGGTTCTCGGTCGGGTCTCCGCCGCGAACAACGATTTCATTGGTCATATCGTTGGCGCTGGCGACGCCGGGCAGAGCCTGGATGGCGCGTTGAATGTCCTCGGCGGCGCCGGGTGCGCGGCGGATTTCCTCGCTCGCAAGCGACCGGCCGGAGATCAGCATCGCCGGCGTCGGCCTATAGAAGCGCGCCTTCACCGTCGCCTCAGCGCTCTCAATAGGGATAGATTCAAGCATGAACTCGACCTCAGCGATCTTGCCGGGGGTAACAGCAATGTCGCCCTGAAGCGCTGGACGGTAGCCGAGCGCGCTCGCTTCGAGGTGTAGCGTGCCCGCCTTCAGGCCAGCAAGGGTGAACCGGCCGGTCGAGTCGGTCGTCGTGCCAAGGTCGGTACCGGGCTGCATTACGCTGGCGCCTGCGACGGGAGAGCGTGTCGTTTGGTCGAGGACGACTCCGGCAACCGACGGCGGCCCCGGACTTGCCAAAGCCGGAAGCGCTCCCAGCCATAGGGCAGTTAAAAGTAGATGGCGCAACAAAGAACCTATAGACCTCGACTTGGAAGGCGGGAATCTTCCCGCTCCGAAGCGCGGCCGAGAACCGTCGGCCAGGTCTTTCGGCCGTTATTCTTCATAGATATAGTGAACGAGAAGCCTGCCCACCTGACCGAGGCTGGCCGGTGAGCACTTGTCGGGAGTATCGGCGAGGGTGTGCCAGTAAGGGTAGTCGAAGTCGATCAAGTCAACCGCCGGAATGCCGGCCCGGATCAAAGGGAGATGGTCATCTTCAACCGGCGGACCGGGACGTTCGACGAAAGCCGGAAGATCGAGTTCACGTGCCAACTGCCAAAGGCGGCGTCGCAGGTGCGGTGCGTAGCGTTCGCTGAAGAACTCCACCGGGATTTCGAGGTCGGCATCGCCGATCATGTCGAGGAGGATCGCTTCCGCGGGCATTTCCGGCACCGGATGCGAAGCCCAAAACTTAGACCCAAGGGCATACTCATCGTTATGGCCTTCGCGGCCAAGGTCTTCCCCGTCGAAAAAGGCGATGATTATCGGGCGAGGCGGAGGATTGGCTCCAACCAGGCGGCTTACTTCAAGTAGAACCGCCACCCCCGACGCGCCGTCGTTGGCGCCGGGAATCGGTTTACTGCGATTGGATGGGAGGGGATCGTGTTCGGCGCGGGGACGGGTATCCCAATGCGCGCATAGCATCAGCGGCGGGGGATCATTTTTCTGTTTGGGTGCGCCCGACGGCTCCTTTCGGGCTGGAAATCGAGCGATGATGTTGGTGAGGCGAAGCGGCTTGCCGGTAGCGGGGTCCTGGACGTCGAATGGCTGCAGTAAGACCTCGCCGCCGGCTTCCTTCAGTCTATTTGCCAGATAATCCCGACATTCAGAATGTCCTGTCGAACCGGGATTGCGCGGCCCAAAAGCGCATTGACGTTTAAGTTCAGAATATGCACGGTCTGCATCAAAGACGGGGAGCGGGGTTCGCGCCCGGGATTCGCTTGCCGGTAATAGCAGGAAAAGACTCGTGAAGCCTGCATGCCAAAGCCAACTTAACCTCTTCCCCATCCCGACTTCTGCACCTTACCACGAAAGCGTTAGTCCGACCCGCGGCGTTGCTGCGATGTCGTGCACCAGATGGGTGTATCCAAATCGGACGCTCTGCACCGGGCCAAGATAAGAAGGCTCAATCTCGATGCCGAGTCCCAGAGTTACCCAGCGGTTTCGGTCTGAGCCGCTCATATTTTGACCCAAACCAAAACGTGCCTTGACCACACTCCAGAACGAGAACTCCCCACCGATGATGAACCGGTCGGCCACATCGCCATAGAGGCCGGGCCGATACTCGGATGAAAACGTTGCCGCTTCGAGTTGCCATGCCAAACCGAGCACCATCGTCGTCGGAACGCCTTCCGAGTAGGTCTTAGACGACGGCGTCGAACCCTCGATGCGGCGATCCCATGACAGGACATTCACGAGGTCGTGGATCACGACAGCAAAGGAAGCCTCCTCCAAGGGCCGCCAGTGCCAGGCCAGGTCGAGGCCGAAGCCGTTGGCGCTGCCCTGGACACGGTCAGCACCCCCGTCGCTGTTGCTACCGAAAGAACTGTTGAGGTATTTGAGTCCGGCTCCCGCATTGCCGGGGATGGGCAGTCCGAAGCCTTCGAGGGGCATCCCGGCGGCGAGACCGATGGTTGTCTCGTTATAGACCTCGTCGCCGCTGGCAATGACATAGGCGCCCAGTCCGGCATTGCCTACAGCCTGCGGAGCTGCCAGGGCGATGTAGTTGTAAGATATGAGGTTGAACTGCTTGGCCCAGGAGAATCCAGCCGACCAGTCCTCGACCTCAGCGAGCATTGCCGGGTTCCAACGGGCAGCGTTTTCGTCCGATGCGAGGGCCGAGTAACTGCCTGCCATACCGAGCGGCCGGAGGCCGAGACCGATGTCTGCAAAAGCGCCGGGGCGGCCGCTAAGTCCGGCAGCCTGCGCCATAGGCGCGGCTGAAATCAGCATCACGAGGATGCCGTATAGATAATTGTTCATGGTGCTTTTAGTGCTCACTTGACGAGGACGGCCGAGCCGACCTTCTTCACTTCACCCGAGGGGTCTTTGGCGATCACGACCACGACATAGCGTCCGTTTCGCGCTTCGCGACCGCTGTCGGTGCGCCCGTCCCAGATAATCTCACCCTGCGAGCCGCGGCTGATAAAGCCCTTGGGAATCGGCGTGCTCTCCCGCAGCCGGCGGACAAGTTCCCCGGCCATATTGTAAATCCGGACGGTGACGATAGGCGCTTCAGCAAGGTCGCTGGTCAGGGTGAATTCAACCGCGCAACCGCTCGAGGCCTCTGGCGAAAAGGGATTGGGCCGGAACTTCAGGTCGTGAACACCGAGAGGCGGGCTGTCGTTAAGCAGCGTATATAGCCCTTCGATCTTCTCGCGCCGAATGACAACCGCGGTCCGGTCGGCGTTCCACTCGGCATCGGTGACGACATCCCACTCAATGCGGGTGTCGCTCCAAATGCCAACCTGCGGCGTCGGATGGACAAACCCGGACGGAACCGGCAAGGTAAAGACCGACCTGGTAGATGGAATCCGTCCCGAACTGGTCGTGAGGCGGTAGCCAACAGGCGCACTCTCGAATTTCGGCGAGAGGCGCATTACCGGCGGGAGGATGGGCCGGGAGAAATAGAGTTCCGTAGCCTGTCCTGCCGGCAGGACATTGGGCGGCAGTGCGACGCTGAAGCCAGCGCCATCCTCGAACCGGATGGTATCACTGCGTCCGCCTTCGATTCGGCCATAGACGGCCAAGCCGCGCCGGGATCGGTCGGGGCTATCGTCATTGAAGCCGGCTCGAACTGCCGGATTCATACTATCGGCAACGGTGATGTTTACCTGTCCGATGCGGCCTGGAAGCGTCTGATAGGTTGCGTCGAGGCTGTAAGGCCGGGGTGTCAACGTCCCAATCACGTCCGGCTCAACCCGCCAGGAGGGGAGCATCGGCAGTAGCATCCCGCTCGAATCGATGGCATTACCGAAGAGTCGAACCGCACCACCGGACAGAATGTTCTCCTTTACGTCGGCGCCGAGGGTTATCGAGACGACCGGCCGGTCGCCGTTCAGCCAGGCGAAAGTGCTCGTGTCGCGCAGGGTGACTTCGCCCTGATTCAGTTGCTGGACGACGGTGACGCCGATGCGGGCACGTCCCTGGTCAAGCGGCGTATAGACGACCGAAGTCGGATCCTGAGGATCGGGGGTTAGTTCGCCGAGCCGGTCGCCTAACTGATCGAAGCGAATCTGACCGGCGCGCAAGATGCGGTCGGTGATGTTCTGACCGGAATTGTCGAGAGGCTTTACGGTCAAACGCACCGGCACCCGCACCTGAGGCGGCAGCGCCGATTGTGTGCGCGACAGTTCGATATGGTCAAGCAGACCGACAGCAGTTATAGTAACCTCCAGCATCGATTCCGGTCCGCCGAAGATCAAGCCGTCCCGGGTCTCGACCTGGAGATAATAGGCGAGTGTGCCGCTGCGGGACTGGGCAGGGATGTAAGCATAGTAAGCGACCGAAGCATCGCTGCCATAGAGTTCGCTTCCATCCGGCGCCTGTTCATAGGTCGGCGGCAAAATTAGGTTGCTTATGGCACTTGCCTGCTGGTCTGTCGGCAAGCCCGATTGACCTTCTGCTGACCGGAAGCCTCGCCCGCCGCGAGGCGGCATGCCGCCACCGGCCTGCCGGACGAGCGGCTTGGAGGCGAATTCGAAGGCGCCGACATTGCGCCAATAGAGGTCTGCCTGTAAAACCTGCACCGCGTCGGGAATGTCAATTTGAACGCGGCCGCTGTCCTCAAAACTGAATGGCGGAGGGG encodes the following:
- a CDS encoding M28 family peptidase, whose translation is MGKRLSWLWHAGFTSLFLLLPASESRARTPLPVFDADRAYSELKRQCAFGPRNPGSTGHSECRDYLANRLKEAGGEVLLQPFDVQDPATGKPLRLTNIIARFPARKEPSGAPKQKNDPPPLMLCAHWDTRPRAEHDPLPSNRSKPIPGANDGASGVAVLLEVSRLVGANPPPRPIIIAFFDGEDLGREGHNDEYALGSKFWASHPVPEMPAEAILLDMIGDADLEIPVEFFSERYAPHLRRRLWQLARELDLPAFVERPGPPVEDDHLPLIRAGIPAVDLIDFDYPYWHTLADTPDKCSPASLGQVGRLLVHYIYEE
- a CDS encoding TonB-dependent receptor, which gives rise to MLRHLLLTALWLGALPALASPGPPSVAGVVLDQTTRSPVAGASVMQPGTDLGTTTDSTGRFTLAGLKAGTLHLEASALGYRPALQGDIAVTPGKIAEVEFMLESIPIESAEATVKARFYRPTPAMLISGRSLASEEIRRAPGAAEDIQRAIQALPGVASANDMTNEIVVRGGDPTENLTVIDGIEVDNTNHFPDQSSSGGPISAVNIGFVREIDFGTGGFSARYGDRLSSVLAIDLRDGNRSRRSGEVSVSMAGAGLDLEGPTGIGDGTYLFSARKSYLDLIKGPIGLTAVPHYWDAQAKVSFTPSPLLRASLFTIWSRDWISIEADDPDAWSRGAETVDAKYGRSAIGLRLRHLRRTGYDEWVAARLETMFDERAYEMPDRRLEFLNQSTEVNYQLNYARTGKGIGRDDWTVGIGLKPVSFELDRWFEQDTVGYDFDDDGVADTTVVSPPWFIRRSGESLKRSAFAEYRWRPAMNLTVAAGLRYDGFDLSGRDYLAPRLALRIDLNPRTTLTFATGRYYQAPTLIVYHYDPLGGNEKLPHRKSDHYIAGLNYLLRPSTLASIEIYQKDYRDLPVFEEDIRRSSDPTFRSWRHLPVGSRQSRGLELLLQQKMESDWYGTIGYSYGRSRTDNSLEEFPADYDFRHVGTIVAGWTTSLIRHSSFNRFQRAWYGWWTWLLPLNADEITPSVRWRYVSGRPLTPRIWTVAGPELDYHWVDGVRNSARYPDYSRLDVRWDAKWLAGRGAVVVFLEVQN